The Exiguobacterium acetylicum genome includes a window with the following:
- a CDS encoding homing endonuclease associated repeat-containing protein, with protein MKKWTEQQVIDSLIEASIEYPALDAKTYARWSIGKDIPSITTIINVFGSWREALQAAGLSSIRPYFSDEEILAFIKEASTRLHPFHSNSYREWAKAKHGPSLTLINLRFGSWSRALEEAHIEMTRSISMTEERIITALLEASDVLPRLTTQTYAIWAQENGHPTVATIARKYGSWADALACLDIAPPRRKWVEEDVLEALRQAQEELPSLSIIHYRKWAEGRSVPSTSTINALFGSWTSAVQCLKRARVSLS; from the coding sequence ATGAAGAAATGGACAGAACAACAAGTCATCGATAGCCTAATCGAAGCTAGTATCGAATATCCCGCTCTCGACGCAAAGACGTATGCGCGCTGGTCGATCGGAAAAGACATTCCGTCGATCACGACGATTATCAATGTATTCGGCTCTTGGCGTGAAGCACTCCAAGCTGCTGGTCTCTCATCGATCCGTCCTTATTTCTCTGACGAAGAGATCCTTGCTTTCATCAAGGAAGCGTCAACACGTCTCCACCCTTTCCATAGCAACAGCTACCGGGAATGGGCAAAGGCGAAACATGGACCATCCTTGACACTGATCAACTTACGTTTCGGATCATGGTCACGCGCACTCGAAGAAGCGCACATCGAGATGACACGTTCCATCTCGATGACGGAAGAACGGATCATCACAGCCTTACTCGAAGCTTCTGATGTCCTCCCCCGTCTGACGACGCAGACGTATGCAATTTGGGCACAGGAAAACGGACATCCGACAGTCGCGACGATTGCCCGTAAATACGGTTCATGGGCTGATGCCCTCGCTTGCCTCGACATTGCACCGCCTCGCCGGAAATGGGTCGAAGAGGATGTCCTTGAAGCACTACGGCAGGCGCAAGAAGAATTACCTTCTCTCAGCATCATTCATTACCGAAAATGGGCAGAAGGTCGCTCGGTTCCGAGCACCTCAACGATCAATGCCCTCTTTGGTAGCTGGACCTCTGCCGTGCAATGCCTCAAGCGTGCACGCGTCTCTCTTTCCTGA
- a CDS encoding ATP-grasp domain-containing protein has product MKTSHLLMTSVGRRTKLVEYFVREMPNGQVSTADCSPLAPGLYMTERHHLVPRTDAPDYIDHLLELCQREQVTALLSLIDPELELLAAAAERFEAIGVTVLVSPMDACHLCFDKYAMYTYCVAEGIAHARTYVTLEAFRSALTQGEVQFPVFVKPRNGSASLHVQSVSSLEVVEGLFAVHPNLLIQEYLRGQELGVDVYVDWLTHEVTDIFIKEKLVMRAGETDKSRSVKRDDVFELVEHVLAGTGLVGPLDFDLFDVDGTLYLSEINPRFGGGYPHAYECGVNFPKAIRNNLQGQRNPRRIGAYVEDIYLLKHDTVTLLPASLLEQIKKA; this is encoded by the coding sequence ATGAAGACTTCCCATTTGTTGATGACGAGCGTCGGTCGCCGGACGAAGCTGGTCGAGTATTTCGTTCGTGAGATGCCAAACGGTCAAGTTAGTACGGCGGATTGTAGCCCACTCGCACCGGGGCTCTATATGACAGAACGTCATCATCTCGTACCACGGACCGATGCACCGGATTATATCGATCATTTACTTGAACTGTGTCAGCGTGAACAGGTGACAGCGTTGTTGTCATTGATTGATCCTGAACTGGAGTTGCTGGCAGCGGCGGCGGAACGCTTTGAAGCAATCGGTGTCACCGTACTAGTCTCACCGATGGACGCGTGTCATCTCTGTTTCGACAAATATGCGATGTATACGTACTGTGTTGCGGAAGGTATTGCACATGCGCGGACATACGTGACGCTCGAAGCGTTCAGGAGCGCACTGACGCAAGGGGAAGTCCAGTTTCCAGTCTTCGTAAAACCACGTAATGGGAGCGCGAGTCTCCATGTCCAGTCGGTCTCTTCACTTGAGGTCGTTGAAGGATTGTTTGCCGTCCATCCGAATCTATTGATTCAAGAATACTTAAGAGGACAAGAGCTTGGTGTTGATGTTTATGTCGACTGGCTAACGCATGAAGTGACCGATATTTTCATCAAGGAGAAACTTGTCATGCGTGCTGGAGAAACCGATAAGAGTCGCTCCGTCAAACGCGACGACGTCTTTGAATTAGTCGAGCATGTCTTAGCGGGAACGGGTCTCGTCGGTCCGCTTGATTTTGATCTCTTCGATGTTGACGGAACGCTCTATTTATCAGAAATCAATCCGCGATTTGGTGGTGGGTATCCACATGCTTATGAATGCGGCGTCAATTTTCCGAAAGCAATCCGAAACAATTTACAGGGGCAACGTAATCCTCGACGCATCGGTGCATATGTGGAAGACATCTATTTATTGAAGCACGATACAGTAACGCTCTTACCGGCGTCGCTGCTCGAGCAAATCAAAAAAGCATAG
- a CDS encoding VanZ family protein: MKKITWSGYIVLAVLLILFISSSMPYQAQSIKPGLSRYIPLGFVDHLRFISFSYHGEVSVDALGRSGFIEFFIRKAAHVSTFLALGIGLIDLTRRRLTLGLAVLFAYSLAIMVAVFDEFHQILTGDRTGLIQDVLLDGTGALIGIGCFLLVYRKKVRRQAGSVSLQHEKNRHHF; this comes from the coding sequence ATGAAAAAAATTACGTGGTCCGGCTACATTGTCCTTGCCGTTCTATTGATCCTCTTCATCTCAAGTTCGATGCCATATCAGGCACAATCCATCAAACCAGGATTATCACGATACATCCCGTTAGGATTCGTCGATCATCTGCGTTTTATTTCCTTCTCGTATCATGGAGAAGTCAGTGTCGATGCACTTGGACGAAGTGGCTTCATTGAGTTTTTCATCCGAAAAGCAGCTCATGTCTCGACGTTTCTCGCATTAGGGATCGGATTGATCGATTTGACACGTCGTCGCCTGACGCTAGGACTGGCCGTCTTGTTTGCCTATTCGTTAGCGATTATGGTCGCTGTCTTTGATGAGTTCCATCAGATTTTGACAGGGGACCGGACGGGACTCATCCAAGATGTCTTACTCGATGGGACCGGTGCCTTGATCGGAATCGGATGTTTTCTACTCGTCTATAGGAAAAAAGTACGACGCCAAGCAGGAAGTGTTTCCTTGCAGCACGAAAAGAACAGGCATCACTTTTAA
- a CDS encoding helix-turn-helix domain-containing protein, giving the protein MNRALGKKIMQLRKQHKYTQKFLAERCGESATDISAYERGQRMPSPQVLERLALALDTTVIDLIDPKYVQHPSLNEFMQQALEPSQPLDLKLILEDLLVHLSLSKEIYFDGRLVSPNVRDEMATSIDQALKRGLSSIEA; this is encoded by the coding sequence ATGAACCGTGCACTAGGTAAAAAAATCATGCAATTGCGCAAACAACACAAGTATACTCAAAAGTTTTTGGCTGAACGCTGTGGTGAATCAGCAACGGACATCTCCGCTTACGAACGTGGTCAGCGCATGCCCTCTCCTCAAGTCCTAGAACGCTTGGCTCTTGCTTTAGACACGACGGTCATTGATCTCATCGATCCGAAGTATGTACAGCATCCTTCGTTGAATGAATTCATGCAACAAGCGCTTGAACCATCGCAACCGCTTGATCTGAAGCTCATTCTCGAGGACCTACTCGTTCATCTTAGTCTATCAAAGGAAATTTATTTCGATGGGCGCCTCGTCTCACCGAACGTCCGGGATGAGATGGCGACGTCTATTGACCAAGCATTAAAACGCGGGCTTTCTTCGATTGAGGCGTAA
- a CDS encoding helix-turn-helix domain-containing protein, protein MDQFMSPQIGLALRRLRKKHNLTQKDLANGICSQAEISKIESGTHSPTVELLYALSRRLQVPMTLFLDHTNFRESLKLLDEKLLHRFRSGDFQALHFETQKIINSSPLDEELNLLVRYFYLLSSYRLEKLDYRTCIIELQQISEKYSSLYYSPSMILRIKSAIAILHFENKSYKHSRIVYEELMNLDYDSDELILEKIRIHYNYSKILLKLNEVQKSLEIVQKAINISLLNKNMSLLGQLYSQKGECQELLNHSQKEIMHSYKNALLLFDLLNMKEYTQIILDTKSHFVVLDQ, encoded by the coding sequence ATGGATCAATTCATGTCACCGCAAATCGGCTTAGCATTACGCCGATTGCGGAAGAAACACAACCTGACCCAAAAAGATTTAGCGAACGGAATCTGCAGTCAAGCAGAGATTAGTAAGATTGAAAGTGGCACACATTCACCGACGGTAGAGTTGCTCTATGCACTATCGCGTCGATTGCAAGTGCCAATGACACTTTTTCTTGATCATACTAATTTTAGAGAGTCACTTAAACTTTTAGATGAAAAACTACTACATCGATTTAGAAGTGGTGACTTCCAAGCACTACATTTTGAGACTCAAAAAATAATAAATTCAAGTCCCTTGGATGAAGAACTTAACCTACTTGTTCGATATTTCTACTTACTCAGTTCTTATAGGTTAGAAAAATTAGACTATCGTACATGTATTATAGAATTACAGCAAATTTCAGAGAAATATTCATCACTTTATTATTCACCTAGTATGATACTTCGAATTAAATCGGCGATTGCCATCCTTCATTTTGAGAATAAAAGTTATAAGCATAGTCGAATCGTTTATGAAGAACTAATGAATTTGGACTATGATAGCGATGAACTAATTCTTGAAAAAATTCGAATACATTATAATTACTCGAAAATCTTACTAAAACTTAATGAAGTTCAGAAATCATTAGAGATCGTTCAAAAAGCAATTAATATTAGCCTGCTCAATAAGAATATGTCGTTGTTAGGTCAACTTTACTCCCAAAAAGGTGAATGCCAAGAACTTTTAAATCATTCTCAAAAAGAAATTATGCATTCATACAAGAATGCCTTATTACTTTTTGATTTATTAAATATGAAAGAATACACTCAGATTATTTTAGACACAAAGTCGCACTTTGTAGTACTTGACCAATGA
- a CDS encoding TIGR00730 family Rossman fold protein, with amino-acid sequence MNRLAVFCGSKDGASPVFREAAGKLGQALAAHGIGLVYGGSRVGTMGAVADATLAAQGQVLGVLPHFLQEKELAHPGLTELHLVHSMHERKAKMSELADGFIILPGGPGTMEEFFEVFTWAQLGLHEKPCGVLNIDGYYDPLIALFDTMERQGFLIPEHRAMLIVESDPDCLLERFATYEAPHVKTYMDRSQT; translated from the coding sequence ATGAATAGACTTGCTGTATTTTGTGGTTCTAAAGATGGTGCTAGCCCAGTCTTTCGCGAGGCTGCGGGGAAGCTTGGTCAAGCGCTCGCTGCGCACGGCATCGGACTCGTATACGGTGGTTCCCGCGTTGGAACGATGGGAGCTGTTGCGGACGCTACGCTCGCTGCTCAAGGTCAAGTCCTCGGTGTCTTGCCTCATTTTCTACAAGAAAAGGAACTTGCCCATCCGGGATTAACTGAATTACATCTCGTCCACTCGATGCATGAGCGGAAAGCAAAGATGTCAGAGCTTGCCGACGGATTCATCATTCTCCCTGGTGGTCCCGGTACGATGGAAGAGTTCTTCGAAGTCTTTACGTGGGCGCAACTCGGTCTACATGAAAAGCCCTGTGGTGTCCTTAACATCGACGGCTACTACGATCCCTTGATCGCCCTATTCGATACGATGGAACGTCAAGGATTCTTGATTCCGGAACACCGCGCGATGTTGATCGTCGAGTCAGACCCCGATTGTCTCCTTGAACGCTTCGCGACGTATGAAGCCCCACACGTCAAAACATATATGGATCGCTCACAAACTTGA
- a CDS encoding ABC transporter ATP-binding protein yields MSMIKLDHVTKRFDMVTTTKEKFKLLFKNQSKSVKTFTALRDVSLEIGSGEVVGLVGINGSGKSTLSNLISGIIYANEGDVAINGEVAIIAVSQGLKNVLTGRENIRLKCLMLGMDDAEIERRMPGIIDFADIGDFIDQPIKKYSSGMKSRLGFAIAVNVDADILIVDEALSVGDQTFYNRCIDKMNEFKEEGKTIIFVSHSLSQIKSFCERVVWLEYGQVRLDGTTKDVLPEYKKFLAEYKKWSKEEQHQYRRDRLKEQAANARSGKENADSADTVKHPGWILSGLGLIVLAAGSLMVIDETPSLTNLSDAILNFF; encoded by the coding sequence ATGTCTATGATTAAACTCGACCATGTCACGAAACGCTTCGACATGGTCACGACTACAAAAGAAAAATTCAAGCTCTTGTTCAAGAATCAAAGCAAGAGCGTTAAAACATTCACTGCACTACGGGACGTCTCACTTGAAATCGGATCAGGTGAAGTCGTTGGACTCGTCGGAATCAATGGTTCCGGTAAGTCGACGTTATCGAACTTGATTTCAGGCATCATCTACGCAAACGAAGGAGACGTCGCGATCAACGGTGAAGTTGCGATCATCGCCGTCTCACAAGGATTGAAGAACGTCCTGACAGGGCGGGAGAACATTCGCTTGAAGTGTCTTATGCTCGGGATGGACGATGCGGAAATCGAACGCCGGATGCCTGGCATCATCGATTTTGCCGATATTGGTGACTTCATCGATCAGCCAATCAAGAAATATTCGAGTGGGATGAAGTCGCGCCTCGGTTTTGCGATCGCCGTCAACGTCGACGCGGACATTTTGATCGTCGATGAAGCATTATCGGTCGGGGACCAAACCTTCTACAACCGTTGTATCGATAAGATGAACGAGTTTAAAGAAGAAGGAAAGACGATCATCTTCGTCAGTCACTCGCTTTCGCAAATCAAAAGTTTCTGTGAGCGCGTCGTTTGGCTCGAGTACGGTCAGGTCCGGCTCGACGGAACGACGAAAGATGTCTTGCCAGAGTACAAGAAGTTCCTCGCTGAATATAAGAAATGGTCGAAAGAGGAACAGCATCAATACCGACGTGATCGCTTGAAAGAACAAGCAGCCAATGCACGGTCAGGTAAAGAAAACGCGGATTCAGCGGATACGGTCAAACATCCAGGTTGGATCTTGTCAGGTCTTGGTCTAATCGTCCTGGCAGCCGGGAGTTTGATGGTCATTGACGAAACGCCGTCTTTGACGAATCTCAGCGATGCGATCTTGAATTTCTTTTAA
- a CDS encoding ABC transporter permease: MLKEMRSIIREQVENFPLIRRLARYEIKSAHAEQRLGLLWELLNPGLQIFIYWFVFGVGLKGNKNVDGDIPFIVWLLCGIVVWFFINDALLRGSNSINSRLAMVTKMRFPMSAIPSYVILSRMYQHFAMLLIVFIVIIANGIPITWKLLQLPYYMIATYIFVYAFSLCFSTLITLVKDIQLFLQSMMRMLFYMTPILWNIDRFPDFLHGVLRLNPVFYLVEGYRASLLGGHWVWQEWPTGLYFWSVTLLLFTAGTFLHIKFRKSFTELV, from the coding sequence ATGCTGAAAGAAATGAGAAGTATCATCCGGGAACAGGTGGAGAATTTCCCTCTGATTCGCCGGTTGGCGCGATATGAGATCAAATCAGCGCATGCAGAGCAACGCCTTGGCCTTTTATGGGAGCTCCTCAATCCGGGTCTCCAAATCTTTATCTATTGGTTCGTCTTTGGTGTCGGTCTTAAAGGAAATAAGAACGTGGATGGCGACATTCCGTTCATCGTCTGGCTCCTTTGCGGGATCGTCGTCTGGTTCTTCATTAATGATGCGTTACTTCGCGGATCGAACTCGATCAACAGTCGTCTCGCGATGGTGACGAAGATGCGTTTCCCGATGAGTGCGATTCCATCGTATGTCATCTTGTCACGGATGTATCAACATTTTGCGATGCTCTTGATCGTCTTCATCGTCATTATCGCAAATGGCATCCCAATCACGTGGAAGTTACTTCAATTGCCGTATTATATGATCGCGACGTACATTTTCGTCTATGCGTTCTCACTTTGTTTTTCAACACTCATCACACTCGTCAAGGACATCCAGCTCTTCTTGCAATCGATGATGCGGATGCTCTTTTATATGACACCGATCCTCTGGAACATTGATCGGTTCCCGGACTTTTTACACGGCGTCCTTCGTTTAAATCCTGTCTTTTATCTCGTCGAGGGATACCGGGCGAGCTTGCTCGGTGGGCATTGGGTCTGGCAGGAGTGGCCGACCGGTCTGTACTTCTGGAGTGTGACGCTCCTATTGTTCACAGCGGGAACATTCTTGCACATCAAGTTCCGTAAATCATTCACAGAGCTCGTTTAA
- a CDS encoding bifunctional metallophosphatase/5'-nucleotidase gives MKNPKVLLSNAVALSLVSSAFLINQPINVLASPKEKEEKQKPSFSLHLMHTNDTHANLDKAPKRATVINELRLDSQKKGIPSLLLDAGDVFSGSLYFNKFKGQADLELMNYMKYDLMTFGNHEFDLGSQDNHQALRDFVANADFPFVTANIDFSKNELLSNLQSDSYKSNPKNGQIYPGVIKQYKNEKIGFFGLTTEETAEISSAGSVTFANYIASAKKAVKDLEKRGANKIVALTHIGFDDNEAVDNDQLLARNVDGIDVIIGGHSHTKLEKPVVVDETVVPGKTEPTIITQAYQYGDFLGNLDVTFDYQGKLTAYNGSLIDVSKAAEDARAAEILKPYADQIAELKNEEVGANIINALPNPRGTVSVRNSETALGNFITDGMLKKAKEYNKDTVITMQNGGGIRAAIDAGPLTVGEVLTTLPFGNTLAIAKMTGQEIKDLLEISVGVAPIENGGFLHVAGMKFEYDASKVKGSRVTKMQVNNNGTFETIDLAKSYVIATNAFTAKGGDGLTPFATAYKEGRVTDLGLSDWENLRDYAASLKEVNYKVEGRIVNVSATAK, from the coding sequence ATGAAGAATCCAAAAGTCTTACTCTCGAATGCAGTTGCCCTGTCTCTTGTCTCGTCCGCTTTTCTGATCAATCAACCGATTAATGTGCTTGCCTCTCCAAAAGAAAAAGAAGAAAAGCAAAAGCCGTCATTTTCACTTCATTTAATGCACACAAACGACACACATGCAAATCTAGATAAGGCACCAAAAAGAGCAACTGTCATTAACGAATTGCGCTTGGATTCTCAGAAAAAAGGAATTCCATCTTTGTTACTAGATGCAGGTGATGTTTTTTCAGGATCTTTATACTTCAATAAATTTAAAGGTCAAGCTGATTTAGAACTAATGAATTATATGAAGTATGATCTTATGACATTTGGTAACCATGAATTTGATCTTGGAAGCCAAGATAACCACCAAGCTTTGCGGGATTTCGTTGCAAATGCTGACTTCCCTTTTGTCACAGCAAATATTGACTTTAGTAAAAATGAATTACTTTCAAATCTTCAATCAGATTCCTATAAGTCTAACCCAAAAAACGGTCAAATTTATCCTGGCGTCATTAAACAATATAAAAATGAAAAAATCGGTTTCTTCGGATTGACGACTGAAGAGACAGCAGAAATCTCAAGTGCTGGATCAGTAACATTTGCGAATTATATTGCAAGTGCTAAAAAAGCTGTAAAAGATTTAGAAAAACGTGGCGCAAATAAAATTGTTGCTTTGACACACATTGGATTCGATGATAATGAAGCGGTCGACAATGACCAATTGCTTGCTCGTAACGTCGATGGCATCGACGTTATCATCGGTGGTCATTCTCATACGAAACTTGAAAAGCCTGTAGTTGTCGATGAGACAGTCGTTCCTGGAAAGACTGAGCCTACCATCATTACTCAAGCCTATCAATATGGTGATTTCCTAGGAAATCTTGATGTCACTTTTGATTATCAAGGAAAACTGACAGCTTACAACGGTTCATTGATTGATGTGTCGAAAGCTGCGGAAGATGCGCGCGCTGCTGAAATTCTCAAACCGTATGCTGATCAAATTGCGGAACTCAAAAATGAAGAAGTCGGTGCGAATATCATTAACGCCTTACCGAATCCGCGCGGAACAGTTAGCGTTCGAAATAGTGAGACAGCACTCGGCAACTTCATTACTGACGGTATGCTAAAAAAAGCAAAAGAATATAATAAAGATACAGTTATCACAATGCAAAATGGCGGTGGAATTCGTGCTGCTATCGATGCAGGTCCATTGACTGTTGGAGAAGTTTTGACAACACTCCCATTCGGAAATACTTTAGCGATAGCAAAAATGACAGGACAGGAAATTAAAGATCTTCTTGAAATCAGTGTTGGTGTGGCACCAATCGAAAATGGTGGTTTCCTTCATGTAGCAGGTATGAAATTTGAATATGACGCTTCAAAGGTGAAAGGCTCTCGAGTCACAAAAATGCAGGTCAATAACAACGGCACATTCGAAACGATTGATCTCGCTAAGTCTTATGTGATTGCAACGAATGCTTTCACTGCAAAAGGAGGAGACGGTCTTACACCATTCGCGACAGCATATAAAGAAGGTCGCGTTACTGACCTTGGGTTATCAGACTGGGAAAACCTTCGAGATTATGCAGCTTCATTAAAAGAAGTCAATTACAAAGTAGAGGGTCGCATCGTTAATGTTTCGGCAACTGCAAAATAA
- a CDS encoding ankyrin repeat domain-containing protein: MEQEMNESNDHAQLIRQAVTRKETTFFSLLLAVAILTVGGIIGLVFETGESGIYAMFALVILLFLLWLRQWRRVSRIRSEGVRLSAEQFPELFEQIGLYTEQLQLWRIPEIYFQNDVERPNVIGLFQKYLIALPTSYLELTEVRRFQLLLELARIKRNHQEKQVLLWVGSWVPFLRPAYTRACERTRYQMVLPLVSNQIARQATFEDTLGPTLLATTDLAVYAAEKRQQRTFSVLLYEKLRTNLSMLERLRLMGEPLDQPRPVLRYSQGIVIGLSVLTAMFFVSAGAGILLDEEGTQTVASNDMATTKTNNQDLNETELMVAIQKGKLEDIHRLIPKSDMKAVDADGDTALHYLGYRKSSKGLESIFKELLAAGSDVDAVNDFGERPFITAVFSNNNELVDLYLKRGEKINQQDDDKFTPLHHAVEGEGKQTVKLLLDRGADPSIKNADGFTPLMMAQEYELDEIIDLLKQHSAQTL; the protein is encoded by the coding sequence ATGGAACAGGAGATGAACGAATCAAACGATCATGCACAATTGATCAGGCAAGCGGTGACACGCAAAGAGACCACTTTTTTTAGTTTATTATTAGCAGTCGCCATTTTGACGGTGGGTGGCATCATTGGATTAGTATTTGAAACAGGTGAGAGCGGGATCTATGCCATGTTCGCGCTAGTGATCCTACTATTCCTACTTTGGTTACGTCAATGGCGGCGAGTATCCCGGATTCGAAGTGAAGGGGTTCGCTTGAGTGCGGAGCAGTTCCCGGAGTTGTTCGAGCAAATCGGTCTATATACAGAACAATTGCAGTTGTGGCGGATCCCAGAAATTTACTTCCAAAACGACGTGGAACGACCAAACGTCATCGGATTATTTCAAAAGTATTTGATTGCCCTTCCGACGTCGTATTTGGAATTGACAGAGGTACGACGGTTCCAGTTATTGCTTGAACTCGCGCGCATCAAACGAAATCATCAAGAGAAGCAGGTCTTGCTTTGGGTCGGGAGCTGGGTTCCATTTTTACGTCCGGCTTACACGCGCGCATGCGAACGGACCCGCTATCAGATGGTCCTACCGCTTGTATCTAATCAAATTGCCCGGCAAGCGACCTTTGAAGATACCCTGGGACCAACACTTCTTGCGACGACGGATCTCGCCGTCTATGCGGCGGAGAAGCGTCAGCAACGAACGTTTTCTGTCTTATTGTATGAGAAACTACGGACCAATCTTTCGATGCTGGAACGGCTTCGCTTGATGGGGGAACCGCTCGATCAACCTCGTCCTGTCCTGCGTTATAGTCAGGGGATCGTCATCGGTCTCAGCGTTCTAACAGCTATGTTCTTCGTTAGTGCAGGGGCGGGGATTCTGCTGGACGAAGAGGGAACGCAAACGGTAGCCAGTAACGACATGGCGACGACAAAGACGAACAATCAGGATTTGAACGAGACGGAATTGATGGTGGCGATTCAAAAAGGGAAGCTTGAAGACATCCATCGTTTGATTCCGAAAAGTGATATGAAGGCAGTCGATGCAGACGGGGATACGGCGTTGCATTATCTCGGTTACCGGAAGTCGAGCAAGGGGCTTGAATCGATTTTTAAGGAACTACTTGCAGCAGGGAGTGATGTTGATGCCGTCAATGACTTTGGCGAACGACCATTCATTACAGCCGTCTTCAGCAATAACAATGAACTCGTCGATCTGTATTTAAAACGAGGCGAAAAGATCAATCAGCAGGATGACGATAAGTTCACGCCACTTCATCATGCGGTCGAAGGGGAAGGGAAACAGACAGTCAAGCTGCTGCTCGATCGTGGTGCCGATCCGTCAATCAAAAATGCCGATGGATTCACACCACTGATGATGGCGCAGGAGTATGAACTCGATGAAATCATTGATTTGTTGAAACAACACTCAGCACAGACGTTATGA
- a CDS encoding VanZ family protein — protein MRRIPIAAYVGAAILLSLFVFSSMTYQQQSLIPFLTQHIPLDWVYAFSFVSFHYEVPISVASLGPAAFLEFFIRKGMHAGLFFILGISIVHFLRGRGYAALPAAFFAFTTAMTIGVMDEFHQLLTGGRTPLVGDVLIDGSGALIGILLYTMIRLYLKADQIVREQEQQRA, from the coding sequence ATGCGCCGGATACCCATTGCTGCTTATGTAGGAGCAGCCATCTTACTTTCCTTATTCGTCTTTAGTTCAATGACGTACCAGCAACAATCCTTGATTCCGTTTTTGACGCAACATATCCCGCTTGACTGGGTCTATGCGTTTTCCTTCGTATCGTTCCATTATGAAGTGCCGATTAGTGTCGCGTCGCTTGGACCTGCAGCATTCCTTGAGTTTTTCATTCGTAAGGGGATGCACGCTGGTTTGTTCTTTATCCTCGGGATCAGTATCGTTCATTTCTTACGTGGACGAGGCTACGCGGCATTACCAGCTGCCTTCTTTGCCTTCACGACGGCGATGACGATTGGTGTCATGGATGAGTTCCATCAATTGTTGACGGGTGGACGAACACCACTCGTTGGAGATGTACTGATCGATGGAAGTGGAGCACTCATCGGTATCCTATTGTATACAATGATACGACTGTATTTAAAAGCCGATCAGATCGTTCGCGAACAAGAACAGCAGCGGGCATGA
- a CDS encoding fatty acid desaturase — protein sequence MSKEKIAQLRKHVSPFEKADIKASVRQMINTILPFLVLWFLAYQALKLSVFLAVPLAILAAGFVVRMFIIFHDCTHGSFFKNKKANAIVGTITGILTLFPYEKWKREHAIHHASSGNLDKRGVGDIWIMTIDEYIEASRFTRLKYRLYRNPLVMFGLGPLLLILVSSRFNRKDARKKERINTHVINASLIVLYGILIYFIGWQAFLIIQGTTMFTAGVLGIWLFYVQHTFEDSYFEDESEWDYVKAAIEGSSYYELPKVLQWVTGNIGFHHVHHLSPRVPNYHLEKAHVSTPPLHKATKIGLFSSLKSLRYKLYDAKNRTFVTFQDIKHLLREPKTSSL from the coding sequence ATGAGTAAAGAAAAGATTGCCCAGCTGCGCAAGCACGTGTCGCCGTTTGAAAAGGCGGACATTAAAGCCAGCGTCCGGCAGATGATCAACACGATCCTGCCGTTTCTCGTCCTATGGTTTCTGGCATATCAGGCCCTGAAGCTATCTGTGTTTCTTGCGGTTCCTTTGGCGATCCTCGCCGCTGGATTCGTCGTCCGGATGTTCATCATCTTCCATGACTGTACGCACGGTTCATTTTTCAAGAATAAGAAAGCGAATGCTATCGTCGGAACGATTACCGGAATCTTGACGTTATTCCCGTACGAGAAATGGAAGCGGGAACACGCGATCCATCACGCATCAAGCGGAAATCTTGATAAGCGTGGTGTCGGTGACATCTGGATCATGACGATTGATGAGTACATCGAAGCGTCACGCTTCACACGTCTCAAGTATCGTCTATACCGGAATCCGCTTGTCATGTTCGGTCTCGGACCACTCCTATTGATTCTTGTTTCGAGCCGCTTCAACCGGAAGGACGCTCGTAAAAAAGAACGCATCAACACGCATGTCATCAATGCGTCACTCATCGTCCTGTATGGTATTCTGATTTACTTCATCGGATGGCAAGCTTTCTTGATCATTCAAGGAACGACGATGTTCACAGCAGGCGTTCTTGGGATCTGGTTATTCTACGTCCAGCATACGTTCGAAGACTCGTATTTCGAGGATGAGAGCGAATGGGATTACGTCAAGGCGGCGATCGAAGGGAGCTCGTATTACGAGTTACCGAAGGTCTTACAATGGGTGACAGGAAACATCGGCTTCCACCACGTCCACCATCTCAGCCCGCGAGTTCCGAACTATCATCTTGAAAAAGCACACGTCTCGACGCCACCGCTTCATAAGGCGACGAAGATCGGATTATTCTCGAGTCTGAAATCGCTTCGCTATAAATTATACGATGCGAAGAACAGAACGTTCGTGACGTTCCAAGACATCAAGCACCTCTTACGCGAGCCAAAGACGTCATCGTTGTAA